GAAGGTCAGCGGCGAGTTGTCCAGCTGGCCGTCGGCGACCCGGTCGCCGATCAGCCCGGTCACGATCGAGGAGATGGTGTCCCGCGACATCCCGCCATCACGGGACGAGGCTGCGCGCACCGCGCCCTCGCAGCAGTCCGACAGCATCAGCACGGCCTGCTCGCGGCTGAACGGCTTCTTGCCCTTGTAGCGGAAGAACGCCTCGTCGGGCTCGGCCGCCAGGCCGTCCTCCGCCCGGGCCAGCGCCTGCCGGTAGAAGTAGGCCACGACCGTGGTGCCGTGGTGGGTCCGGATGCCGTCCACGATCTCGGGCGGGAGCTTGTGCACCAGCGCCATCTCCACCCCGTCGGTCACGTGGCGCTGGATGATCAGGGCGCTCTGCCGGGGATCGTCCAGCTCGTCGTGGGGGTTGCCGATCGCCACCTGGTTCTCGACGAAGAAGTACGGCTTCGCCACCTTCCCTATGTCGTGATAAAGAGCCATGACCTCGGCCAGCAGCGCATCGGCCTCGATCGCCCGGCAGGCCCGGCTGGCCAGCGTGGCCACCATGACGGAGTGGTTGTAGGTCCCGATGGCCTTGGCCTCGAGCTCGCGCAGCAGTGGATGGTTGCGGTCGGCGAAGTCGAGCAGGCTCGAGGCGGTGATGACCCCGAAGAGGCTCTCCAGGAAGGGGAGGAGGCCGTTGACCATCAGCGCGGTCAGGATCCCGTTGCCGAGACCCGCGATCAAGGCCGGGACCAGCCCCTCGAAGCCCGAGTAGACGACGTTGAACGCCGCCGCCAGGACCATGTAGGCGATCGTCGACTGCCACGCCGTCGCCCGCAGCTGGTTGCGTGCCGTCACCTCCCCGACCAGCGGGATGGACAGCAGACCGGAGACTGCCGCGAACGGCACCAGGCCCGGTGTGCCCGGGATCTGGTAGGCCACCAGCGCCGTCATGGGGATGACCGAGAGCACCCCGACCCGGGCGTCGAAGAGGATGGTCGCCATCATCGCGATGGCGCCGACCGGGATGAGGTAGTGGCGTTCACTGCCCCCGACACCGACGGTGTTGATGACCAGGGCGATGACGGTGAACAGCGTCATCAGGGTCACCAGCAGCAGCAACGAGCGGCCGGTCGCCCAGATGCCCGGCCGGTAGGTCCGCAGGTACACGGCAACGACCAGCGCCAGGACGACGCTGAGCAGCAACGCCTGGGCGAACTCGATCAGCGGGTCGCTGCCGTCCAGGCCCGCCTCCCGCAGTGCCTGGAGTTGGATTGGTGTGACGATCTCACCGGAGCGCACGATCGCCGTGCCCCGACGGAACGGGACCTCGACCGGCTCGACGGCCTCCGCGGCG
The sequence above is a segment of the Euzebya tangerina genome. Coding sequences within it:
- a CDS encoding HD family phosphohydrolase, with the protein product MAEVAEVEEATEKGPRTWPLRIAALLLAILGLPSILGLAALFTEAPITLDEESPRTVIAPEELRVIDEEETELARRRAAEAVEPVVTENLTAQSDLIQFVVDAFAVAQSVRSPGVDGDIPSASQQIDGLSQRLPVLEEEALRLLVDLTDAALSTARSEAQSIARTAAATEILEGEVEDYANNQLQTELARSTVGPEVSRLILEPILREALRPTRTVNEQETISAREAAAEAVEPVEVPFRRGTAIVRSGEIVTPIQLQALREAGLDGSDPLIEFAQALLLSVVLALVVAVYLRTYRPGIWATGRSLLLLVTLMTLFTVIALVINTVGVGGSERHYLIPVGAIAMMATILFDARVGVLSVIPMTALVAYQIPGTPGLVPFAAVSGLLSIPLVGEVTARNQLRATAWQSTIAYMVLAAAFNVVYSGFEGLVPALIAGLGNGILTALMVNGLLPFLESLFGVITASSLLDFADRNHPLLRELEAKAIGTYNHSVMVATLASRACRAIEADALLAEVMALYHDIGKVAKPYFFVENQVAIGNPHDELDDPRQSALIIQRHVTDGVEMALVHKLPPEIVDGIRTHHGTTVVAYFYRQALARAEDGLAAEPDEAFFRYKGKKPFSREQAVLMLSDCCEGAVRAASSRDGGMSRDTISSIVTGLIGDRVADGQLDNSPLTFADLRAVEHSLIEGLEGVYHPRIQYPKDPRKAAGVAEEARKETEIEARAAEAADAKRAELKARTEPAGDQDDEHGDDVVEPLDRRRQGDGQDGTAGAA